Part of the Mytilus edulis chromosome 9, xbMytEdul2.2, whole genome shotgun sequence genome, acagaatcgtaagaacaatatttttgtttgatatttgcttctcttccacaattaacgcccgatttggccagtgaccggtattacaatttaacacagttttaaaagttcagtgggctgctacttcatttataattttgggtatgactttctgtttatcatattcaacaTACGTCAACATTgtcttcatcaattttattattcaattcatCAAAACCTTCTTTTTCATTACAAGCTTTTCCGTTTATCAATATACGGCAAGAGAATGAATATTTGTTGCTTACCGGaaatataagatacatcgatttaaattatgtacacaataaataattgctGTGTAGTTTCCATGTCTACATttgatttacgagtacaatatagtaaacataaaaagagaaaagagaaacggtaaatatacaggaatacataaagtttcgtaaatagttgcaaaggaccacaTGTTACTTACATGCCATGAGGTTTCATAGCATTCAGTAATTTTTGAAACGCACATATATATGTGCGATAAAGATCTAGTGCATTTGAGAAAATTAAATTTATGTTATccatctaactattttattttcaacagattccctagtttgacatttttaaaccacgcgtgcatatatattttaatgtttttatttaaatgccttatatatgaaaatgtcacGTGTATTATACGTTCGTTTAATTAAATTGTGGAGCATGTGACTTAATAAGActacgcatttaaagtttgaaacaaaaaacgatagatacatcgaggtcgttttgcttgggtgatttacctgtaaaaagctcgggtctcatccatgtttaaaacgaattaatggatgtttgaaatagtttaacgggggcgtggcctattagtttaacgcaactaaccagcaacttgatttcaattgattcaccgcagACAAATCTATTtcactggcgttaaaatgaattgatatgaattgatatgaattaaatataatttttaattgttgtcaatctttatcaataaacgatcaatctcatttaaatagcgttaacacgtttttgtccgttcaagttaaattcgggttactagtgaaaCCTGGACTTAATGAATTAGAAAATTTCGAGAGTCGTAACAATTCTTGAAAAATTCCTACAATGTTCGTATTTTCCTTAGCTGAAGCCTGTACAAAGCCTGATTCCCAGTCTACACAAGCTATTGATTCAATTGTTTCTGTGTCGATTGTCGGCACATCAGTGTTTATATCAGCTTTATTTCCCACTATAACTATGGGCACTTTACCACGCTGAGATATTATTTCTTCTCGTAGATTTTGTACCTCATCAAATGAAGTCATGTCCGTTACTGCATACACTAAAACAAATGCATCACTGGTCGTTATCGCTAACTTTCTCATGGCGGGAAATTCCCTATGTCCAGCAGTATCGAAAATATCTAGTGTCAGTTTGATACCACCAATGTTATACTGTCCTCGGTGTAATTCCTCTACTGTCTCTTTATATTCACTATTAAACCTTTCGTATAAAAACTGTGATATGATGGATGATTTACCCACACCAGCAGCTCCGAGTACAACAATGCTGTAATGTACCTCATTCGATGCTGCTCCCTGACTGCCGGATCTCTGACGAGTGGACGCCATATCTGAAAGGAACcaaagaaactttaaaaaaaaaattgaacccgtTCAAAACCATAGAACAAAGTATGAATAGATACAtggtaaatatattttgttgagTTGTATACATTAGAGAAGTTAAAACAGTACTAATGCAATTTTTGTCGTAAATTATCGTGTATATTGAACTTCTAAACAACTGTACAAACTACTTTCTTTATTTGTATCCTATAATAggtatgttgattaaaaaaaacatgaaaagcaGCATTTGTGCACAAGCCATTTATTCCATAGATAGAATTGGCACaataatatgataaaaagtaaaacgACAGAAAcatcgaactccaaggaaaactcaaaacggaaagttccctttcaaatgacaaaatcgaaaGATGAAACACATCAAGCGAATTGGTACTTGCATTTCCTCATTTCATTATGTAAAGTGCGGTggcttaaacctggttttatagctaacgtATCATCTATCTTGTATGGTATGATAATTTGAAAACCTTCTAATGGCAATGACGGTTAGAATCGAACATAATTCAGATATCGCAAAAGGAGTTGGTTTtgagagtgtttttttttttaatttaaataagttATTTTATCAATGATAtggcataaaaaaaatcatattcaatAGCTTAAACA contains:
- the LOC139489428 gene encoding GTP-binding protein Rhes-like, translated to MASTRQRSGSQGAASNEVHYSIVVLGAAGVGKSSIISQFLYERFNSEYKETVEELHRGQYNIGGIKLTLDIFDTAGHREFPAMRKLAITTSDAFVLVYAVTDMTSFDEVQNLREEIISQRGKVPIVIVGNKADINTDVPTIDTETIESIACVDWESGFVQASAKENTNIVGIFQELLRLSKFSNSLSPGFTSNPNLT